Within the Deinococcus peraridilitoris DSM 19664 genome, the region TGCATGGCCAGTAAACCGGGAGGGATTCCCCGCAAACGTCCGCCGACTAAGGACAAGAACGCCGGCCTGGAAAAGGACGGGGCACCTGCCCGCCGGACCCGACGTGCTCCGGTGTCAGCCGCCTTGAGCACCGTGGTGACCCGCGATCAGCTCGAAGCGGCCAAACCCGCCCGGGGCGCAACGCGGCAGATGCGGGTCGACGACCTGCGCCCCAGCCCCCATCAGCCTCGGCGGCACATGGACGCTGCAGCGCTCGAATCGCTGGCGGCGAGCATCAAGGCGCAAGGAGTGCTTCAACCCCTGCTGGTCCGCGAAACGCCCCGCGGACCAGAAATCGTCGCCGGAGAGCGCCGCTGGCGGGCTGCCACACTGGCTGGTCTCCAGACGGTACCCGTCGAGGTGCGCGAACTGAGCGACGAGCAGGTGGCCGTGGCGGCAGCCGTGGAGAATCTGCAGCGCGAAGATCTCTCGGTGATCGACGAGGTCGATGCCACGGTGACCATCATCGGGCACCGGCTGGGGCTCACCCGTGCGCAGGTGCCCGGCGTGCTCAACGCTTTACAGTACAAGCCGGAAAGCAACCCTGGGCAGGTTCAGGAACTCGAGGAGCTGTTCCGGGAGCTTGGTGGCAGTTGGCTCAGTTTCACGAAAAACCGCCTGCGCATCCTGGGGTGGCCAGAACCGGTGCTGAACGCCATTCGCGAGCACCAGCTTGGCTACAGCCTGGCGGGAATTGTCGCCGCCGCCCCGCAGGAACACCGCGCGGCCCTGCTGGAGATGGCTCTTGGGGGCGCCAGCCAAGCCAGGCTGCGAACCGAGCTGACCCGGCTCAAGAGTTCTACTTTTCAAAAAGTAGATGCGTTTGCCCGGGTGGAAAAGATGAGCAAGACTCTGGGAAACCGCCGCCGTTTCGAGGCCCTCGATCCACAAAAACGGCAGCGCCTGGAGCAATTGATGCGCGAGATCGACGAGCTGTACCACCTCTAAATGTGTTGATCGTACAGGAAGCAGGCGGTCGCCGATCCCTGAAGTACACGGGTAATCTCAGCACCCCTGGGCTTCAGGGCCCCGCACAGGGGTGACACCGCATTGAAATCCAGCGCCTGGGTGTCGACCTGCTCGCCAGCTTGCAAGGCG harbors:
- a CDS encoding ParB/RepB/Spo0J family partition protein — its product is MASKPGGIPRKRPPTKDKNAGLEKDGAPARRTRRAPVSAALSTVVTRDQLEAAKPARGATRQMRVDDLRPSPHQPRRHMDAAALESLAASIKAQGVLQPLLVRETPRGPEIVAGERRWRAATLAGLQTVPVEVRELSDEQVAVAAAVENLQREDLSVIDEVDATVTIIGHRLGLTRAQVPGVLNALQYKPESNPGQVQELEELFRELGGSWLSFTKNRLRILGWPEPVLNAIREHQLGYSLAGIVAAAPQEHRAALLEMALGGASQARLRTELTRLKSSTFQKVDAFARVEKMSKTLGNRRRFEALDPQKRQRLEQLMREIDELYHL